The Triticum aestivum cultivar Chinese Spring chromosome 4B, IWGSC CS RefSeq v2.1, whole genome shotgun sequence sequence GCCAGATCAGATATGTCTGGAGGCCAGACCACGCACCCgtccaccaggccctccatgccgccaccGCCTATCCGGGGTCAGATGGCCCATCGCCGCAGATCTGGTAGCCGCCGCCAAACGCAGCCAACGCCGCTGCCTGAAGCAAGGTCGTCCGCCGCGCCCGCAGCCATCGTCGCCCGAGACGGAGCCGAGCGTCGCGACACCGCCGGACAAGGTAGGGACGCCCGCCGTGCCGCCAAGGCCAAATCGACCGCGCCTCCTCATGCCGCGGGGCTCCGCACCATCCCCATGGCACGGGAGAGAGGGAGGCCCCCGCCACCACCGTCGGTCCCCCCGGGCTATAGGCCGGCGGCATCCTTCGGTTGTggcggagggagggagggaaggaagggaaggcctcggcggctagggtttcgtccCCGCCCGAGTCGCCTGAGCAGGGGAGACGCGGAGGGCTAGGGAGGGAGGAAATGAAGGGAAAGTGCGGATCAGCTTCCGCCCCAGAATTCTTAAAATTATGGATGACTCTCACGACTTTATCTTATGTACATTATGATCACTCGGCTTGTTTTgtttgtactactccctccgtcccaaaataaatgtctcaaccttgggacggagggagtaaatactAGCACAGCTAAAAGGAAGCAAGCACTCTTAATTAGAAAGTGCCTATGATGTCCAACAAAGAAGTGTAGGTGCCAGTGATGGCAACGAACGCCCCGAGCAGCAGGATGGCGACGATCGCGGCGACCTCGACACGGCTAAGGCCTTTGGCTTTGTAGATGTTGAGGTAGCAGAGGCAGGGAAAGAAGACTGTGGCCATGACGCTGAGGAAGGAACCGATGAAGGACATGAGGAACCCGAAGAACGGCACCATGGACGCCACCGCGACCGTGCTGACGAGAACGGCGGTGCTGATGGCCACCCTCGCCGACCCACTCCCCGCGAGCGAGAACCTCTCCTCGATCGCCGACGTGATGGGCGCGACGAGCAGCGCGTACTTGGTCAGCGGGTTGATGAGAGTCATGACGATGGCGATCTTGGTGTAGAGCCTCCCCGATGGCAGGTTGAGCGTCACCTGCGACTGCACGTCGTCTCCGTATATGAGGTAGCCCAGCACCGCCGTGAACCCGTAGTTGATGCTACAGAGCACCGAGGAGAAGAGCAGCACTTGGGAGAAGCGCTCGCGGTTCCTCATGGATGAGTATATCGTTGGAAAGACGGCATGGCCGGTGAAGCAGACGAAGTAGAGGCCGAGAGAGGTGGGCAGGCCGGCGAGGTTGAGGACGTTGCCGCTCCCGCGGAACCCGGACTCAGAGACGCCGGCCCAGATAAGCGACGCCGTCAAGGCCGCGGACGCGACGAGCCCGAGCGCCGACACGTAGGCGAGCACGCCGAGGTTCTTGAGCCAGGTGGTGGGCAGCACGACGGCGCCGGCCAGGACGATGAAGAGCTGCTTCCCGCGCAGCCAGTAGCCGGCGGGCAGCTCCACGCCGGCGCCGGGGAAGAGCTTGTCGAGGTTGTCGCCCTCGAGGACCAGGAAGCTGATGGCGACGAGGTAGAGCTCCACGTACATGAACAGGGCGACGGTTCTCCGGCCAGCGGCGCCGAAGGCCAGCTGGCCGACGTCCGGGTAGGTGGCGACGGAGCCGTCGGCGCGCATGCAGCGCCCTATGAGCGTGCCGGTGTAGTAGCAGACGGCGCCGACGAGGGCGAAGAGTGCCAGGCTGAGCCACCCGCCCCGCGACACCGCGTAGGGCATGGAGAGCACCCCGATGCCCGAGACggcgttggtgaggttgaggcacGTCCTGGAGAAGGAGGCGCCGGCGCTGCGATACGGAGGGAGCTGCGCCTCGGCGTCGCGGTCAGCTCGTTTCCCCGTGGCCGTGAGAAGAGGCTCGCCGAGGGGGCTCGCCGTCGCACCGAGGCCATTCGTCTTGTGCTCTTCCATCTTTGAACGGCCGGCCAGAAGATAGATGATGCGGTTGATCGTTGGACGATTTATATAGTGCCGCGCCTTGCCTGGCTGCGCGCGGGCCTGTTTATAGTGCGGCGCCCCTGCCGGCCGGTCTGTTGTCAGTTTGCCAACGATGACTCCAAGATGGCTCACCCAAGAGATGATCGGTATTTTGACACGTGAAACACCGTCTATAGAAGAGTTTATCTTTTACAGCAAAGAGTTTATCACCTTTGCTGCACTCATGTGGTCCACTCGGTATTTGCTAACGAGAATATGACCGCAATTCCAATAGTATATGTGTGGTGGAAGCCACGGCGAGTGGACTCGAGTCAATTTTCACCCCCGTCGCGTCGCGTCGCTCGCTAGTCACTACCTTCACGTGGTAGCACACGGTCGATATGCGTGTGGGTTGAAGCTTGCCCCGTTCATGATTACCGTGCGTTTTATATCCAGACACGTGTATAAAAATATACGGAAACACTAACTCCGACATGTGTGTGTTCCCCAACTCGCCCACATGTGTTGATCGTCGTCCAGTGCCTTTTGCATGAATCTTGACATGAAAAGATGGATTTAGTGTGCCACAtaggacggggctggtgtgtgggcgttggagagtttgcccacacgcTCACACCATGCTGTTTGCCAGCTGCGCcgtgtgggcgaactagtttctgcccacacagtcGGCCACCTACTTCATGCGCGTGTGGGCGAATTGCTTACACGACACTCCTACGTTGTAGATGACAACTGCAGTTAGGCGAACATGGCAACTAGATAAACACATATGGTAACTGTGATTTTTTTgctagatggcaactgcagttgcgcgtacgtggcaaccagataaacaaacatggcaactgtgattaacaatacatgacaactatggttggaccacacgtgtcAACTAGGTAAACACATATGGTATGATGATGTAGCAGAGACTAGCGATATGCTAAATTGTGCGAGTCACAGACCAATTTTTTCACGGTACTAGAAACAGCAAGAAGATCTTTCAATAGCCACAAAAAATATTCTAGTGGATGTAGATATTAAATTAGAAATAAACAGATTTCTGCCCTTGCAATTTAACAAGAACAAAAATTGACCTGCAAAAAGATTGACGAGGAACAAGCTCAATACAGCAAAAACCGATCTGTGAGATCGCAGAAGCACGGCAACTTGGCGTCCCCAGCCTGGGGCCTTTTCTTTGTTTTATTCAACTCTCGATCAAACTAATCTCAACAAAATAACCTCTCCTCTACACGGCCGTAGCCGGCCTTATATATAGGTGACGCGCACGTAATAATCTGACTTGTGTACGAGACCTATCTAATCTGGACTCTCTCTTTTCTATCCTAACAAAACAAGGAATTAAACGATTTAATTATCCGGCACGCTGATCACCTAGTAACTAACCTGGACTCCAAAGAAAACTAGTAGTACGTAACTAGTAGTACAAACGATTTGACCCTCCCATATCAATTGATCGGCACAGCTCCTGCAATAGTTTATGTAGCACATGGCATTCTGAAGGTGGGTTTAACTTCATCCTTCTTCGGTTCAGTTGGTGGAACTTCAAAACTAAAAAAACCAATTTGTAACACATTCCGAAGATTATCTCTTGCACTAGAGGCCATATCATCCCCTCCTCCTTAAAACGAAGCCGTCCGCGGTTTCGTGGTAGCTTTGGAGACCCTCTTTTGAACTGAAAAAACATCTTCTTTGATAGCATTGGCATACATTGGCCGCAATATACATCGTCTCCCAGCATCCCAAAAAGAATAAGTATTGGACCTCCCATCATGTGTGGCACGATGATCATATTACCATGGCCTTCCCAATAACAAGCGACATGCATCCATTGGCAAGACATCACACATTATTGTGTCTTTGTAGTCACCAACTGGAAAATTCACGCGCACCTTATGAGTAATTTGAGTTTGCCATACTGATATAACCACTCAATGCAATGTGGTTGCAGGTGTTTCCACATAGGCAACGCTAAGGCATCCACCAATTCCTTGCTGATAGCATTAGTGTAGCTTCCACCATCAATGATCATCGTACAATTGGTGTTGTTGACCTTGCACTGAGTCTGAAAAATATTCCAACGCTGCCTCTTATCTTCAATGCGATCCTGTTGACTCGTTGCACCATTAGTGAAGGATATGACTCAGCAGCTTCAAAACTCGCAACCACATCTTCAACATCCTTAGATTTTTCACTAGAAGTGTCAGAAACCGCCTCTTCATCACTAGCGGATGCATAGCCATCTCTCGTGAGCAACACTCTTTTCTCATTAGGACATTCACGCTTCATATGTCCCCTTCTTCCACACTTGAAACACTCTATGTCACTAGTGCGTCCGGTCGACTGTGCACTAGAATCAACCATCGACAATCCTGATTTTGAAGCATCCTTTTGCACGGAACCATGAGAGCGATTTGATGATGTCGCCCTGGAGCTAGGACCGGTATCCTCACTCTTATACTGCGAGCGTCGCCATGTGTTCAAAGTGGTACTGGGAACTGTGTTGACTTGGCGTCGCTTAATCTGTTGTTCCGCACGCACAGCTTGGTGCACAAGATCTTGTATGTTGTAGTAGACCATCATCTCAACACGATCCTGCACCTTGATATTTAGCCCGTTAAAGAAACGTGCCATGGTCGCCTCTGGATCCTCCGTTGTCCCTGTACGTATCATAAGttccatctccttgtaatattcatcaacactcatattaccttgagagagccgctgcaacttgttgtacatatctcttttatagtgctcaggaacaaaacgtcacctcatgaattctttcatacctcgccaagtcgtcgggcgatgtcttgaacgacaaatttgattccaccaaattagcgcgtaaccggtgaactcaattccagcaagttgaactttcttctcctcgctataatgatgggcatcaaaaatttgatcaacacgcatctcccactccaaatagcctTCTGGTTCGCACTTGCCGGAGAACGAAAGGATTGAAATTTTTATGCGCCCAATTCCATCGTCCAAAGGCACACACACAGCTTGACCAACTCGGTCATGCACTCCACCATGAACGGATGTTTCAGGACGAGGCTCATAGTGTCGTGGTCGTGGAGCGTACCCCGCTGCCTGGTCAACGCCGTCATCAAGACCATCATCTCCAACATGAGGTGCCGCCAAACGGCGATCATGCACGCCGGCATGTCCGCCGCGAGCCGGTGGTGCATAACGCAGTGGAGCAGCCGGAGCAGTCCGTGGTGGTGCAAAATTCGTTGCCGGCATATTGATGATGTCTGCCAAACCATCGAACCGAGTGATCAGTACATCTATCCTTTTGCCGAGCGCATCATGACATTGGTTGATGTAGTTGCATGTGTGGTCAAAACCATCCCGAATATTTTGAGGAATATCATCCGCGTACACTGGACGTACAATTTCCTGAGAATCAGCAGCGACCTCGTCTTCCTTGTTGACCGAGGTCGACATCTTGATCAACACAATACCATGAACAACCTTAGCTCTGAATAACACTTGATGTAGCACAGACTAGCGAGATGCTAAATTGTGCAAGTCACGGACCGATTTTTTCACGGTACTAGAAACAGCAAGAAGATCTTTCAATAGCCACAAAAAAATATTCTAGTCGATGTAGATATTAAATCAAGAATAAACAGATTTCTGCCCTTGCAATTTAACAAGAACAAAAATTGACCTGCAACAAGATTGGCGAGGATCAATCTCAATACAGCAAAAACCGATCTGTGAGATCGCAGAAGCACAACAACTTGGCGTCCCCAGCCTGGGGCCTTTTCTTTGTTTTATTCAACTCTCGCTCAAACTAATCTCAACAAAATAACCTCTCCTCTACACGGCCGTAGCCGGCCTTATATATAGGTGACGCGCACGTAGTAATCTGACTTGCGTACGAGATCTACCTAATCTGCATTCTCTCTTTCCTATCCTAACAAAACAAGGAATtaaaggatttaattatccggcacGCTGATCACCTAGTAACTAACCTGGACTCCAAAGAAAACTAGTAGTACAAACGACTTGACCCTCCTATATCAATTGATCGGCACAGCTCCTGCAATAGTTTATGTAGCACATGGCGTTCTGAAGGTGGGTTTAACTTCATCCTTCTTCGGTTCAGTTGGTGGAACTTCAAAATTAAAAGAACCAATTTGTAACACATTCCGAAGATTATCTCTTGCACTAGAGGTCATATCACATGacaactactgtttgaccatatgtggcaagtagttaattaCACAAGGAaactacggtttgattacacgcggcaactaccataaattagacatagCAACTATActtaaccaaaacagatagagttgccatgattttacaactacacttgccatcccGCATAACTACATCAGCCAaccaggatggcaactaaatcaCCATCCCACGGTGTACCTAAAGTAGCtgcgccaggacgtgtgggcatttttgcttcgtgccacattCGCGGGGTGGAGATGAGTAGTACGTGTTGGCGTGTGGCAGGAAGTagccgcgcccacacgtgtgggcaattctaatgtccGTCCATGCACAGTCCGTATGGACTGCATCCTACTCACACCATACACGGTGTGTGAGCGCATATCGAAtataccacacgtgtggcagttatcagcGTCCAAAATATATGGACGCATCTACACACCGGCCGGCTGCTCCCTGGCGTTCCAGAGCAGCCGGCCAAAATAGTCTGAAACAGTTATTATGGACTAAATGACGTACTAAATGAAGATCCTATTTTAATTAGATTTTTTTCATCTAGTCCTTTTCTTCATGACGTATTAAATGTCTGAAACAATTATCTTCTAAATGTAGAGTGGATGTGTTTTATTCTATTGTGCATTTAATTTATGgtttcaaatttaaaaaaaaacataACTTTCAAACTGCGCACGAAATGAAGATCCATTTTCACTGTTGGAACCCTCGTGGcgtgctcttcgaaactagatcccacatGAGTATGTTTCGATGaaactttttttttaattttgttcccGTTTTGTGCAACTGACTAGCCATCAATGTGCAACTACCTGACAGAGATGTGCAACTTTTCTCGCACACCGTAGACGTGCAATTTTCCTCTATGGTACCTCCACCCCCAAACTGCCTCCTTtcagtgagatgtgcaactttgTTTGTTGCTCAGGCCatgtagttttcactagtggcaccATCCCATACTACTCTCTAACAGTGAAATGTGCAATTTCATCTGCTGCCCCGATGCCCTGGCCAACTGCCTGGTAAACGCCACGCCTGTGCAGCCCCAACAACTGCGTTTGAGGGACTATCCTATAAGAATGTCCCAACTCCACGGCCACACATGTGCGACTATGCACACAAGAGTGTGCAACTCCATGGTTGGACGTGGGCACCTCGCACAGTAATTCATGCGCGACTATGCAGACGAGATTATGCAACTATGCggccatgcatgtgcgactatgccgacgAGGTTGTGCAACTCCATGACCATGTATGTGCAACTctgccgacgagagtgtgcaactccgcggaCATGCGTGACCACCTCCCACGATAATTCATGTGTGACTATGCGGACGAGATTGTGCAACTTTGTGTCCATGCATGTGCAACTgtgccgacgagagtgtgcaacccTGCGAACATGCGTGAGCACCTCCCACGACAATTTATGTGCGACTACACgcacgagattgtgcaactctatGGCCATGCATGTATGACTATACCGACGAGAGTGTGCATCTTAGAGGCCGGGCGTGAGCACCTCCCACGAAAATTCATGCGCAACTATGCAGACGAGATCATGCAACTTTATGGTCATGCATGTGCGACTGTGCCAACAAAAGTGTGCAACTCCGCGGCCATGTGTGAGAACCTCCCACGATAATTCATGTGCgactattgtgacgcccccgattcaaccgtacactaatcatgcacgcaaatgtgtacgatcaagatcagggattcacgggaaaatatcacaacacaactctaaaagtaaaataagtcatacaagcatcatattacaagccaggggcctcgagggctcgaatacaagtgctcgaacataaacaagtcagcggaagcaacaatatctgagtacagacataagttaaacaagtttgccttaagaaggctagcacaaaagtagcaacaatcgaaaaggcgaggcctcctgcctgggacctcctaactactcctcgaagccgaactccaggTAGAACCATCCTCGAGATcctctggctcctgaactccatcatatgattgcaataaccgggaaaggggggaaaagaagtagcaaagcaactatgagtactcatccatagtactcgcaagtaaggatctacaatacatatgcatgggtacatgtgtaaagaggcaatatcgatggactgaactgcagaatgccagaataagagggggatagctagtcctatcgaagactacacttctgacagcctccatcttgcagcatgtagaagagagtagattgaagtcctccaagtagcatcgcatagcataatcctacccgacgatcctcccctcgtcgccctgtggaaaagcgatcatcgggttgtctgtggaacttgtctgggtgtgctttattaagtatccggttctagttgtcataaggtcagggtacaactccgggtcgtccttttactgagggacacggctattcgaatagataaacttccctgcagcggtgcaccacataacctaacacgctcgatcccatttggccagacacactttcctgggtcatgcccggcctcaaaagatcaacacgtcgcagccccacctaggcacaacagagaggtcggcacgccggtctaactcctatgcgcgcaagggtctgggcccatcacccattgcacacctgcacgttgcgcacgcggccggaagcagacctatcccccttaatacaagagtaggcttacggtccaatccggcgcgcgccgctcagtcgctgacgtcatgaaggcttcggctgataccacgacgtcgagtgcccatatctttcccgcctagttggttagtgcgtataggccagtggccagactcagatcaaataccaagatctcgttaagcgtgttattttgaagtaaccgcggatgccgaccagggccaggcccacctctctccttggtggtctcaacctgccctgtcgctccgccacaaagtaacaatcaggggccgtcgggaacccaggccaacctctaccgggatggagccacctgtccttccagcccccacatcggaatcacttgcggtactcaacgagccaacctgactttagtcaccatctatatagtatgtagGTAAGtattgtatatacccgtgatcacctcccgagtgatcacgacccaatagtatagcaaggtaggctgacaagaatgtagggccaatgatgataaactagcatcctatactaagcatttaggattgcgggtaaggtatcaacaactgtagcaacaatgacaggctatgcaacagataGGATcaatcgaaacagtaacatgctatactactctaatgcaagcagtagagcaaagaataggcgatatctggtgatcaagggggggcttgcctggttgctctggcaagaaggagtggtcgtcaactccgtagtcgaactgagcagcagcagcgtcggtctcgtagtctaccggagagaagagggggaagaaacaataaatacaatgcaaacataagcatgacgatacAGGACATGACATTgagcgatgctaggtgtgccctaacgcggcagtaagTGGTACAGGCGAAAgagggaaacatccggaaaagtatccccagtgtttcgcgttttcggacagttgaaccggaggggaaaagttgcgggttaactatgctagggacgcgtggcggacaaacgggctgcgtatcctgattcgtctcgtcattttgagcaactttcatgtacaaattttttccatccgagctacggtttattttatattaattttaaaagatataatattttttagaatttatttaattattttaaatcaacattatccagaatagtgtatgctgacgtcatcatgacgtcagcagtcaacatggcgttgacttagtcaaactgacgtgtgggtcccgcatgtcatactctgttaactaattaaccaaattaattaatttaattaatacattagttaggttagttaattaaacatgatttattaagttaattaattaattgattattttcttaattattatttttattctttttttaacattctaagggcgtgggccccatctgtcattgtcAAGGGGGGTCTTAGCGGGCGCTGGCGCTAGCGGTTACGGGCGGGCGCCTGAACGAGGGGCGAACCGAGCCGCAACGGGGGCACTAGCGCCGGTGGCTAGTGCGAGCCTCACTGGTCAGCCGTTTCTGGCGAAGGAAGCCGACACAGGAGGGGTCGCCGGAGGCAGCAGCAGGCGCGCTGCGGCCTCGCACGAGGCGGCAGAGGCAAGGTGGTCTCCGGAGCACGGCAAGAGGgaatgggggggggggaggggcgcaccgCAAGCCGCAGCAGCACGGTTGGGGCGACGGAGCCACGACTGCACAACGAGGAGGAGGGCCGCGGGTCGGATGGCCGCCGGGGGAGGGGTGAAGCCAAGGGAGTGGATGGCGGAGGCAGAGCATGGCGACGCGGTCGCGGCTGTGGGCGCACGGGAGCAGGACCGAGCGTGGGGTGAGCGTGTGCTGCCCAGAGCGTGAGCTCCGGCACGCGGATGCACGCATGGGCGGTCTAGCGTGCGGTGACCGTGAGCGATGCGTGAGGCAGACAAGGGGAGAGGCCCGGGGCCTCACCAACGttgatggggagagggggcgctgAGGCTTGCTGGCGGCTGGCTGGGAAGAGGATGAGGACGCGAGGTCCGGTGAGGAGGGTGATGGGAACGACACGCGATGGGGAGGAGACGAGGTCGAGTCGGCGTTGGCGACGGCGGAGCGGTCCGTCGAGGGGCGCCGATGTGGTGGCGACGGGAATCGGCAGCCGCGTGGTTCGttccccttcccgatccagatctggattggGTGAAGGAGGAGAGGAAGAGACCGAACCTGGGGGTGGGGGAGTGGGGGGTTGAACCGCTAGGGTTCGGTTGCCCAGGGGATAAGGTGGGGCGATGGGGGCAGTTGGGCGTGgcggcccagaggccagctggacCACAGCCCAGCAAAGGGGGTTCTTCTCCCTTTTTAAATTttcttgtttgtttttcttttccttttgtattttcttttattctaGTTTTATTTTACTTTTAATTTCTTTAGCTTTGTGAAATCTGACAATAGCTCCTAAATTAATGTCTTAGAATAACCCACTACCTTAAAAAGTTTggtgactaaataaactagtttaacattTGTTTGTTATTTTAAAAGCATTCAAATAattgtatttgctactgttttgtttagtttagtgcatttaaactttttataaagacttggtttatccaccaatattacttatgaattatttggcacatcccAAACAttatagttttaatatttgaaaacctttattgTGACTTGATTTTGAAATCAAATTTGAATCAATTTCTAACCAATGTGAGTTTAACAATAATAAtcatggtgatgtggcatcattagtagggaattattgtagcttgattatccgggcatcacaattctcctccactacaagaaatctcatcccgagatttaagtgggggagtaagggggaagggatttggttacgaaattctaacgagtcttctcggtgtTGGTTGCTCTTCCTGATGTAGTTGATCCTCTTtgttgatgtctttatttctctgcttcaggtcatgatgatgaagtgggcatcctttcttcgggaactccatcatacttacatAAAATGATAAGGGGTAACTCGAAAGAACAAAACTCTGCACGGTTGCTTATCCGGTAGATAACATTAGggaaggtggcgaaaagtaactctcgaattgaaacttaagaaattatcgagagcaaagtaagaaggtgcaaagtagaagtttcaagcgcataggcaatcgttagttgcctgatacgaaatgtgaaaggggttcagaggaatgggaataagtattgtgtctgataccagaatagatcactaggcaggtggcccatgAATAAATTTGGCAACAGGTTGTACAGTAGAgccaggtttcgatcttgtggaactgtgggttatgggcccaccatgtggtttaaagtagaaagggggctgacatcttgcacgtCGCGATAGCAAGGCCAattagagggtagcctgtcagttatgtcggcacaacatcgataccaagggcaagggacgaagagaaccattttcctgctcgttgaacgaggcggaccaataggcaaagttctcgtccatcgatggctaccggaatgtcataacactaccaaaaaatacacttccgtgatgatacgtgtttgtcacagtaggtcgcattttttttcatgcatgtacatccatgacaaatttatgatagaaacaagatagtcatacctgtgctgtcgtagaagtgttccatgacattaccaaaattatcatcacagaagtgtccacttccatgacgataaatcgcgcgtcacagaagtgctttcatcaagggtgaccgacacgtggcatccaccgtaacggaacactgttaagctatcgggtcgggttttggatccgataacccgttaacagccccgaccaatggggattttccacgtgtaaaatcatcattggctggaggaaacacgtgtcggctcactgttgagacagatgtcatccactcattggacaaaaggcgcctatgatacgttgacacgtggcacggcccaacagaggcccattcctgtgaaaaggccggcccgtttgacttggtcaaaaggtggcgggccgacccatggaaagcctgttaacggcctgttcgcatatagcccatttacagcccgccaacccaaggcccgttatgccctatccgaattaggcccagtagcggcatctgggccatccaatatgattccagcccgttttcacttctggcccatgtatggcccatgacgtctttcggcccatatgaggccctatgtaactcttggcctattaacggcccgtggtgaaactggcccgcaatgaacggtgtatcactttacacccattaacggcccgtggtgaaactggcccgtaatgaacagtatatcactttatacccattaagggcccgttattcagttgggccgtttccagcaaatgttatctttcggccttctgagagcccatttattcttgggatcattgagggagtcctggataagggggtatccggatagccggactgtattcatcgtccggactatagaagcatcaagatacaagactcaagacttcggctcgtgtccggatgggactctcctttgcgtggaagacaagcttggcgatccggatattatgtttccttccttgtaaaccgactccatgtaaaccctagctctccggtgtctatataaactggagagcatggtccttagaaggccgatcacaattacaatcataccatcataggctagctcctagggtttagcgtctatgatctcgtggtagatctactcttgtattccacatatcttcaatattaatcaagcaggaagtagggttttacctccgtcgagagggcccgaacctgggtaaacattgtgtcccttgcttcctgttaccatcagcctaagacgcacagatcgggacc is a genomic window containing:
- the LOC123089227 gene encoding amino acid transporter AVT1I-like, translating into MEEHKTNGLGATASPLGEPLLTATGKRADRDAEAQLPPYRSAGASFSRTCLNLTNAVSGIGVLSMPYAVSRGGWLSLALFALVGAVCYYTGTLIGRCMRADGSVATYPDVGQLAFGAAGRRTVALFMYVELYLVAISFLVLEGDNLDKLFPGAGVELPAGYWLRGKQLFIVLAGAVVLPTTWLKNLGVLAYVSALGLVASAALTASLIWAGVSESGFRGSGNVLNLAGLPTSLGLYFVCFTGHAVFPTIYSSMRNRERFSQVLLFSSVLCSINYGFTAVLGYLIYGDDVQSQVTLNLPSGRLYTKIAIVMTLINPLTKYALLVAPITSAIEERFSLAGSGSARVAISTAVLVSTVAVASMVPFFGFLMSFIGSFLSVMATVFFPCLCYLNIYKAKGLSRVEVAAIVAILLLGAFVAITGTYTSLLDIIGTF